The following proteins come from a genomic window of Nautilia profundicola AmH:
- a CDS encoding magnesium transporter CorA family protein, producing the protein MFIFTDKLQQTEKININNDKQIIFSTVNNKDIINWLKKHSFPESFIEDIQSEDQSITYEEADEFKFLVLKYIKFDEEENLLYDDSNVVFIITENKLFILAEERDIIVELAKKFAKRRHKYKNFEYLLYQIADILIDNTILIIDVIDEALENLEDSIFHEDIEEDELQKDIYYARRTLNRITKVSIHEKDVLNRMYHRFDNEVKENLKYEFIDLNEHLKYLINESKTLLDRTGYLLNLHMGILSTKMNKAMQRLAAISLIFLPLTFVVGNYGMNFEYMPELHWKYGYLMTWIINLTIAGSIYWWLKKKKWI; encoded by the coding sequence ATGTTTATCTTTACAGACAAACTCCAACAGACTGAAAAAATAAACATCAACAATGACAAACAGATTATTTTTTCTACTGTTAATAATAAAGATATCATAAATTGGCTAAAAAAACATTCTTTTCCTGAAAGTTTCATTGAAGACATTCAAAGCGAAGATCAGTCCATTACCTACGAAGAAGCTGATGAATTTAAATTTTTAGTATTAAAATACATTAAATTTGATGAAGAAGAAAACCTTTTATATGATGACTCTAACGTAGTATTTATTATTACAGAAAACAAACTCTTTATTTTGGCGGAAGAAAGAGATATTATTGTCGAACTTGCAAAAAAGTTCGCAAAAAGACGCCATAAATATAAAAATTTCGAATATCTTTTATATCAAATAGCGGATATTTTAATAGATAACACTATATTAATTATAGATGTTATCGATGAAGCTTTGGAAAATTTGGAAGATTCCATTTTTCACGAAGACATTGAAGAAGACGAACTCCAAAAAGACATCTACTATGCCAGACGTACACTCAACAGAATTACAAAAGTCTCAATCCACGAAAAAGACGTACTTAACAGAATGTATCACAGATTCGATAATGAAGTAAAGGAAAACCTAAAATACGAATTCATTGACTTAAACGAACACCTTAAATACTTAATCAACGAATCCAAAACATTGCTTGACAGAACAGGATACCTCCTAAACCTTCATATGGGTATTCTTTCAACCAAAATGAATAAAGCAATGCAGCGCCTTGCGGCAATCTCACTTATTTTCTTACCGTTAACATTCGTCGTTGGAAACTACGGTATGAACTTTGAATATATGCCTGAACTTCACTGGAAATACGGCTATTTAATGACATGGATTATAAACCTTACAATTGCAGGAAGCAT
- a CDS encoding sensor histidine kinase produces MISSFNMHLKDKLVIIATEISNEKLNKNTLLKLQHKYKVYPLFIRIIDKKNPFITQKNKKNIEGFITKKIDMSTGKETLLIYNYVKNGKIIQVSTVISGNDDKIQIVKTISLAVSLFIYLIVLLIGYKFIDKVANNIDASFRRLKIFNSNVSHELKTPLTIMKGEIEVALMSNECNEDLLKSLLNEINYINEITDKLLFLTKKDSLNKQNFEEIDLEDIILELFEKYSKKISINLDIEDEEYTLKGDKTLLMIAISNLIENSIKYGASKIDIILKKEKNKIVLILKDNGIGIPKEKLPFIFDEFYRVDESRNKKVKGFGLGLSIVKSIITLHNGKIKLNSDGNSGVEAIIEFFYQK; encoded by the coding sequence TTGATAAGCTCTTTCAATATGCATCTAAAAGACAAACTTGTAATAATAGCTACTGAAATATCCAATGAAAAGCTTAATAAAAACACTCTTTTAAAACTACAACACAAATATAAAGTATACCCTCTTTTTATTAGAATTATTGACAAAAAAAATCCTTTCATCACGCAAAAAAACAAAAAAAACATTGAAGGTTTTATTACTAAAAAAATAGACATGTCCACAGGGAAAGAAACCCTGCTTATATACAATTATGTCAAAAACGGAAAAATTATACAGGTTTCCACGGTTATATCCGGCAATGACGATAAAATACAAATTGTAAAAACAATCTCTTTAGCGGTGTCTCTGTTTATTTATCTCATAGTACTTTTAATAGGTTATAAATTTATAGATAAAGTAGCAAACAATATCGACGCATCTTTTAGAAGACTAAAGATTTTCAATTCAAATGTTTCTCATGAACTTAAAACACCTCTTACTATCATGAAAGGTGAAATCGAAGTAGCTTTAATGAGTAACGAATGCAATGAAGACCTTTTAAAATCACTTTTAAACGAAATAAATTATATCAACGAAATAACAGACAAACTTCTGTTTCTTACAAAAAAAGATTCCCTTAATAAACAAAATTTCGAAGAAATAGATTTGGAAGACATAATCTTAGAACTGTTTGAAAAATATTCTAAAAAAATCTCAATCAACCTTGACATTGAAGATGAAGAATACACACTAAAAGGCGATAAAACCCTTTTGATGATTGCTATTTCCAACCTTATTGAAAACTCTATAAAATACGGAGCTTCGAAAATAGATATTATTCTTAAAAAAGAAAAAAACAAAATAGTATTAATTTTAAAAGATAACGGAATAGGAATACCTAAAGAAAAACTTCCGTTTATTTTTGACGAATTTTACAGGGTGGACGAGAGCAGAAACAAAAAGGTAAAAGGTTTCGGATTAGGTCTTTCAATCGTCAAATCCATTATAACTCTTCACAACGGTAAAATAAAACTAAATAGTGACGGTAACAGCGGAGTGGAAGCAATTATCGAATTTTTCTACCAAAAATAA
- a CDS encoding response regulator transcription factor: MKILLIEDDEKIAKNIEKVFRQIGYRIDIAKDGEEGLYMAQNNNYDVLIVDWMLPKISGIDLLKKLKKEKNTPALILTAKSDIEDKVEGLNVADDYLTKPFEFEELIARVKALYRRSNNLNDNIIRVADLELNPETKEVRRAGKLIELTAKQFELLKYLMINKNKIVNTDMIQSNLWEMDDEINSNVINVYISHLRKKIDKDFDKKLIKTYRGMGFKLSDE; this comes from the coding sequence ATGAAAATTTTATTAATTGAAGACGATGAAAAAATCGCAAAAAACATAGAAAAAGTTTTCAGACAAATTGGTTACAGAATAGATATTGCAAAAGACGGTGAAGAAGGCCTATATATGGCTCAAAACAATAATTACGACGTTTTAATCGTAGATTGGATGCTTCCTAAAATAAGCGGTATTGATTTACTTAAAAAACTAAAAAAAGAAAAAAATACTCCGGCACTCATTTTAACAGCAAAAAGTGATATTGAGGATAAAGTTGAAGGATTAAACGTTGCGGATGATTATCTTACAAAACCGTTTGAGTTTGAAGAATTAATAGCAAGGGTAAAAGCTTTATACAGAAGAAGCAACAATTTAAATGACAACATTATCAGAGTTGCGGATTTAGAACTTAACCCGGAAACGAAAGAAGTAAGAAGAGCCGGAAAACTTATAGAACTTACAGCAAAACAGTTCGAGCTTCTAAAATATTTAATGATAAACAAAAACAAAATAGTAAACACAGATATGATTCAAAGTAATCTTTGGGAAATGGACGATGAAATAAATTCAAACGTAATAAACGTGTATATTTCTCATTTAAGAAAAAAAATAGATAAAGATTTTGACAAAAAACTAATTAAAACGTACAGAGGAATGGGATTCAAACTTAGCGATGAATAA
- the rpsU gene encoding 30S ribosomal protein S21, with protein MPGIVVHQGEDFESAYRKFKRQVDRNLIVVELRKRRFYEPPSERRKKEKIATRKKILRKLWMLRRYESRL; from the coding sequence GTGCCAGGAATCGTAGTACATCAAGGCGAAGATTTCGAATCTGCTTACAGAAAGTTCAAAAGACAGGTTGATCGTAACCTGATCGTAGTAGAACTTAGAAAAAGAAGATTCTACGAGCCGCCGAGCGAAAGACGTAAAAAAGAAAAAATCGCGACTCGTAAAAAAATCCTTAGAAAACTTTGGATGCTTAGAAGATACGAAAGCAGATTATAA
- a CDS encoding phosphoethanolamine transferase, producing MKFKFDIKLTQTQLIVISSLFFVLFDNFVFFKKSYEAFHNPFFIIGLGVLLFVVISTLLLIISNRFIIKPLLIILFLTSSAAAYYMAVYGTIINDNMIQNIFETDSKEVYDLLSVKLFLYLFFLGVLPSLFVYKVKIVKNSLKKELLSRLKLLAINIILVPLLYVIFSKYWVSFFRMHKTLRMYTNPTFYIYSLGKYVNEKYLTKPMKFKHIGLDAKVEEKGKPKLVIFVLGEAARYDHFSLNGYERDTNENLEKIKKLINFPDVHSCGTETAVSIPCMFSPYNRSDYSDKKAKNTDSVIDVINRAGVNVLWRENNSDSKGVAVRIKNYEDFTHAHIKPYCNGFECHDEVLLYNLQKWVDEHNNSKPIFIVLHQKGSHGPAYYKRYPKEYEKYKPVCKSNQLQECKRQEVVNAYDNTIAYTDKFLSEVIEFLKKNQKNYRVAMYYMADHGESLGENGIYLHGLPYFIAPDVQKHPASVAWFGDNFDINISCVEKLSKNAYTQDNLFSTLLGLVDVKTKVYNPKMDIFYKCRIKK from the coding sequence ATGAAGTTTAAGTTTGATATTAAGCTTACACAGACACAGTTGATTGTAATAAGTTCACTGTTTTTTGTACTGTTTGATAATTTTGTGTTTTTTAAGAAGTCTTACGAGGCTTTTCATAATCCGTTTTTTATTATCGGTCTTGGTGTTTTACTGTTTGTGGTGATTTCCACACTTTTATTGATAATTTCAAACAGGTTTATTATAAAGCCTTTGCTTATAATACTGTTTCTAACCTCATCCGCAGCAGCGTATTATATGGCTGTATACGGAACTATAATCAATGACAATATGATTCAGAATATTTTTGAAACGGACAGTAAGGAAGTATATGATCTTTTGAGTGTCAAACTGTTTTTGTATCTCTTTTTTTTAGGAGTTTTACCGTCGTTGTTTGTATATAAGGTTAAGATAGTTAAAAACTCTTTAAAAAAAGAGCTCCTCTCAAGGCTTAAACTGCTCGCTATTAATATTATTTTGGTACCTTTGCTATATGTGATATTTTCAAAATACTGGGTGAGCTTTTTTAGAATGCACAAAACTTTAAGAATGTATACCAATCCGACTTTTTATATCTATTCTTTAGGTAAATATGTAAACGAAAAATATTTAACAAAACCTATGAAATTTAAACATATTGGACTTGACGCTAAAGTTGAAGAAAAAGGTAAGCCCAAACTTGTGATATTTGTATTGGGTGAAGCTGCGAGATATGATCATTTTTCACTAAACGGTTATGAAAGAGATACGAATGAAAATCTTGAAAAAATAAAAAAACTTATTAATTTCCCTGATGTGCATTCATGCGGAACCGAGACGGCGGTTAGTATTCCGTGTATGTTTTCACCGTATAACAGAAGCGATTATTCGGATAAAAAAGCCAAAAATACCGATTCCGTAATCGATGTAATAAACAGAGCGGGTGTGAATGTGCTCTGGAGGGAGAACAATTCCGATTCCAAGGGTGTGGCGGTCAGAATTAAAAATTACGAAGATTTTACGCATGCGCACATAAAGCCGTACTGTAACGGTTTTGAGTGCCATGATGAGGTGCTTTTGTACAACCTGCAAAAATGGGTGGATGAGCATAATAATTCTAAGCCTATTTTTATTGTTTTACATCAAAAAGGTTCACACGGACCGGCATATTATAAAAGATATCCGAAAGAGTACGAAAAATACAAACCCGTATGTAAAAGTAACCAGCTTCAGGAGTGTAAACGTCAGGAAGTTGTAAACGCATACGACAATACCATTGCGTATACGGATAAATTCTTAAGCGAAGTGATTGAGTTTTTGAAAAAAAATCAAAAAAATTATAGGGTTGCCATGTATTATATGGCTGATCACGGGGAGAGTCTGGGAGAAAACGGCATATATCTGCACGGCCTTCCTTATTTCATAGCTCCCGATGTTCAAAAACATCCTGCAAGCGTTGCATGGTTTGGTGATAATTTCGATATCAATATAAGCTGCGTGGAAAAACTCTCCAAAAACGCTTATACGCAGGATAATCTTTTCAGTACACTGCTCGGGCTTGTGGATGTAAAAACAAAAGTGTATAATCCTAAGATGGATATTTTTTATAAATGCAGGATTAAGAAATGA
- a CDS encoding tetratricopeptide repeat protein, translated as MKIRYILIYTILTITYVNAYDLNKKPQIIEYKKEKNYKKLINLANKYALEKQIDKSLNAAKEAYECNKKSKEALLIMARIYNFKKDYENLLDTAKKIVKLSPKNYLGNIYLANAYMQKDKSKAKEILLGLLKKHPEDKQILDKLKVLNEV; from the coding sequence ATGAAAATCAGATACATTTTAATTTATACAATATTAACCATTACGTACGTAAATGCATATGATTTAAATAAAAAACCACAGATTATCGAATATAAAAAAGAAAAAAACTATAAAAAACTTATAAATCTTGCAAACAAATACGCTCTGGAAAAACAGATCGATAAAAGTTTAAACGCCGCAAAAGAAGCGTATGAATGCAATAAAAAAAGCAAAGAAGCTCTTTTGATAATGGCGAGAATATATAATTTTAAAAAAGATTATGAAAACCTGCTTGATACCGCAAAAAAAATTGTTAAACTTTCACCGAAAAACTATCTTGGAAATATATATCTTGCAAATGCGTATATGCAAAAAGATAAATCAAAAGCCAAAGAAATTTTACTTGGCTTGTTAAAAAAACATCCCGAAGATAAGCAGATTTTGGATAAATTAAAGGTTTTGAATGAAGTTTAA
- the pyrG gene encoding glutamine hydrolyzing CTP synthase — protein sequence MSKYIFVTGGVLSSLGKGITSASIATLLQHSGFKVSMVKIDPYINVDPGTMSPFEHGEVFVTEDGAETDLDIGNYERFLNTNLGKKNNFTTGQIYLSVIEKERRGDYLGKTVQIIPHITDEIKRRIKEVAKDVDIVVVELGGTVGDIEGLPFLEAVRQLKHEVGKTNAMFVHVTLIPYIKAAGELKTKPTQHSVQELRRIGITPHMLVCRTEKPLPKALKEKLADSCDIERDAVIEAVDAPTVYQVPLNFLNQDILVPIAKQLDLGDLHPDMTEWNFIVKKIISPQKSVKIAFVGKYLQLKESYKSLIEALIHSGAHLDMKVDIEWIDSEDLEKADDEKLDEIFNEVSGILVAGGFGERGVEGKLKAIKYARENKIPYLGICLGMQLAVIEFARNVLGLEYANSQEFDPDTPEPVVYLIDEFIDASGQKQLRTHKSPLGGTMRLGGYECFVKKGTKLYDAYKSDKVIERHRHRYEVNGAYEDALKEKGMIVSGKSVEGLVEAVELKDHPWFVAVQFHPEFTNKLKSPNKVIMSFVENAYKCQRSC from the coding sequence ATGAGCAAATATATTTTTGTAACGGGTGGAGTTTTAAGCTCTCTTGGTAAGGGTATTACTTCTGCATCGATAGCTACATTATTACAACACAGCGGATTTAAAGTTTCAATGGTAAAAATAGATCCTTATATTAACGTGGATCCTGGAACAATGTCGCCTTTTGAACACGGAGAGGTGTTTGTTACGGAAGATGGAGCCGAAACAGATCTTGATATTGGTAATTATGAGAGATTTTTAAATACGAATCTTGGTAAAAAAAATAACTTCACAACAGGTCAGATATATTTAAGTGTTATAGAAAAAGAAAGAAGAGGAGATTATTTAGGAAAAACAGTTCAAATAATCCCGCATATTACCGATGAAATAAAAAGAAGAATCAAAGAAGTTGCTAAAGACGTTGACATTGTGGTTGTAGAACTTGGAGGAACTGTAGGGGATATAGAGGGGCTTCCTTTTTTAGAAGCGGTAAGACAGCTTAAGCATGAAGTCGGAAAAACAAACGCAATGTTTGTACACGTAACGCTTATTCCGTATATTAAAGCGGCGGGAGAGCTTAAGACAAAGCCGACACAACATAGTGTACAAGAATTAAGACGTATAGGTATAACACCTCATATGCTTGTTTGTAGAACCGAAAAACCTCTTCCTAAAGCATTAAAAGAAAAACTTGCTGACAGCTGTGATATAGAAAGAGACGCGGTAATTGAAGCCGTGGACGCTCCAACCGTTTATCAAGTGCCTTTAAACTTTTTAAATCAAGATATTTTAGTACCTATTGCAAAACAGCTTGATTTAGGGGATCTTCACCCTGACATGACCGAATGGAATTTTATTGTTAAAAAAATAATTTCTCCTCAAAAAAGTGTAAAAATAGCTTTTGTGGGTAAATATCTTCAGCTTAAAGAATCATATAAATCGCTCATAGAAGCTCTAATTCATAGCGGCGCTCATTTGGATATGAAAGTAGATATAGAGTGGATTGATAGTGAAGATCTTGAAAAAGCAGATGATGAAAAATTGGATGAGATTTTTAATGAAGTTAGCGGTATATTGGTTGCCGGAGGATTTGGTGAAAGAGGAGTAGAAGGTAAATTAAAAGCCATTAAATACGCTCGTGAAAATAAAATACCTTATCTTGGTATCTGTCTTGGTATGCAGCTGGCGGTTATAGAATTTGCAAGAAACGTACTTGGACTTGAATATGCGAATTCTCAAGAATTTGACCCTGATACCCCGGAACCAGTAGTATATCTGATTGACGAATTTATAGATGCAAGCGGTCAAAAACAGCTAAGAACTCATAAGTCACCTCTTGGCGGTACTATGAGACTCGGAGGGTATGAATGTTTTGTTAAAAAAGGAACAAAACTGTATGATGCTTATAAGTCAGATAAAGTAATTGAAAGACATAGACACAGATATGAAGTTAACGGAGCTTATGAAGATGCTCTTAAAGAAAAAGGTATGATAGTCAGCGGAAAAAGTGTTGAAGGACTTGTAGAAGCTGTTGAGTTAAAAGATCACCCTTGGTTTGTGGCAGTTCAGTTCCATCCTGAGTTTACGAATAAATTGAAATCTCCTAATAAGGTGATAATGTCATTTGTAGAAAATGCCTATAAATGCCAAAGAAGCTGTTGA
- a CDS encoding diacylglycerol kinase — MKPDYQFFKNFAYARAGLKEVFQKEKSFRLEVMFFVILSITALVLPYPVWAKIFLIASMLVPLIVELLNSAIERVVDMVTSEYNELAKYAKDAAAAAVMLSLTFSGVVWLGVVIYFW; from the coding sequence ATGAAACCGGATTATCAGTTTTTTAAGAATTTCGCATATGCAAGAGCGGGGCTTAAAGAGGTTTTTCAAAAAGAGAAATCTTTTAGGCTTGAAGTGATGTTTTTTGTAATATTAAGCATTACGGCTTTAGTTTTGCCGTATCCCGTGTGGGCAAAGATTTTTTTAATAGCGAGTATGCTCGTGCCTCTTATTGTTGAGCTTCTCAATTCAGCAATCGAAAGAGTTGTGGATATGGTTACGAGTGAATATAACGAGCTTGCCAAATATGCAAAAGATGCGGCGGCTGCGGCGGTTATGCTTTCTTTGACTTTTAGCGGTGTTGTTTGGCTGGGAGTCGTGATTTATTTTTGGTAG
- the tsaD gene encoding tRNA (adenosine(37)-N6)-threonylcarbamoyltransferase complex transferase subunit TsaD — protein MILSIESSCDDTSLAVMEIDSKKLLFHKKISQEIEHSVYGGVVPELASRLHAKALPKILEETKEYFPNLKAVAVTNAPGLSVTLQEGVMMAKALSIALNIPLIGVNHLVGHIYSLFIEKEEIKPMMVLLVSGGHTKILNFNGIESVCEIATTMDDSFGESFDKVAKMLGLGYPGGPVIENLAKKGSDIVPLPLPLRNSPEIAFSYSGIKNAVRLAIESGKYKPEDIAASFQNKAIEHLTFMCKRAIKKHKPENFAIVGGASANLKLREEFEKLSQKFGFKLLYPEMKFTSDNAAMIARAAVEMYKKGMFLNYKDIKIIPRVDFDKCH, from the coding sequence ATGATTTTATCAATAGAGAGTAGTTGCGACGATACATCTTTGGCGGTAATGGAAATTGATAGCAAAAAGCTTCTATTTCACAAAAAAATATCCCAGGAAATTGAGCATTCCGTTTATGGAGGTGTTGTTCCTGAACTTGCAAGCAGACTGCACGCAAAAGCGCTTCCTAAGATTTTGGAAGAAACAAAAGAGTATTTTCCAAATCTAAAAGCGGTTGCCGTTACGAACGCACCCGGTCTTTCCGTGACGTTGCAAGAGGGTGTAATGATGGCCAAGGCTCTCAGTATAGCACTTAATATTCCTCTTATCGGAGTTAATCATCTTGTGGGACATATTTATTCTCTTTTTATCGAAAAAGAAGAAATTAAACCGATGATGGTATTGCTTGTGAGCGGAGGACATACAAAAATACTCAACTTTAACGGTATTGAGAGTGTATGTGAAATCGCAACTACAATGGATGACAGTTTTGGAGAAAGTTTTGATAAAGTGGCTAAAATGCTTGGGCTCGGATATCCCGGAGGTCCGGTTATAGAAAATTTGGCTAAAAAAGGAAGTGATATTGTACCTCTTCCCCTACCGCTTAGAAATTCTCCGGAAATAGCGTTTAGCTATTCCGGGATTAAAAACGCCGTAAGACTTGCGATTGAAAGCGGGAAATATAAGCCCGAAGATATAGCCGCATCTTTTCAGAATAAAGCCATAGAACACCTTACGTTTATGTGTAAAAGAGCAATTAAAAAACATAAACCTGAAAATTTTGCAATCGTGGGCGGGGCGAGCGCCAATCTTAAATTAAGGGAAGAGTTTGAAAAACTCTCACAAAAATTCGGCTTTAAACTTTTATATCCTGAAATGAAATTTACTTCCGACAATGCCGCTATGATTGCAAGAGCCGCGGTTGAGATGTATAAAAAAGGAATGTTTTTAAACTATAAAGATATAAAAATTATTCCGAGGGTGGATTTTGACAAATGTCATTAA